Genomic DNA from Salvia miltiorrhiza cultivar Shanhuang (shh) chromosome 1, IMPLAD_Smil_shh, whole genome shotgun sequence:
TTAAAAGAGAAAGACAAGAGTGAAACCCTACATAATTCGATCTCTCGTCTCGCCCTAACCCCCAAAATTCAGAAATCAGAATCCCGCGCCCTAATTCCTCGCCGCTGATCCAATCGGAGCCCcgcccctccctctctctctcgtcttgCCGCTTGCCCTGCCTATTGCTTCCGAATTGCCAGCGCTCGCGAAATTTGTTGGTTCGTACAGCCAGCCCCTTTTGAGATTTCTTGTTTCATCTTGATATATAATTGTACAGCATGATCCTTACACATGTAAATTTAAACGTGAGCTTTCTTCAGGAGCTTGTGTTTGAATCTCGACATGGATCCTAAGCACTCAGGAAACGTTCTCAAGTATATCTTCTTTGCCCATTAATTTCTTGTTATCAATGCTATTGGTGAAAATCTGAATATTTTCACCCTTTGTAATGATTGGCAGGCATTTGGAGAAGCAAAAGGAGCTTTTGATGGATGCATACAGATCAATGTCTCATGAATTGCACAGAATCCAGGTACTCTGTTTGTGATTTGAAATTATTTGGTGTGTGATCATCTAGGTATTCATGCTATCAATTGTGTTGAAACTGTAGGTAGAGGAAGAAATGTTAATGCGCAAGTATTATGAGTTTATGACTGCTCAAGAGAAGGTATGCTTCTTGCTTCCTTTCAGAAGTTCTGCATTGTGTATTTAGGGTTATGGAACTGAATTTGATTGAGAaaatctttcttctttttttagtaATATAATGTTTGATTACACCAGATCTCAGCTACTAATTTTGACATGATTGGGGTTGGAAAATGCAGAAAACTAAAGATGATGAACAAGGTAGTGAAGCTGGAACAATGGTTGTTGCTGCTAGCAGGGAAGAACAATCATGATTCATGATATCTTCTGCTCCATCATTTTCTATCAAATTCTGTTTTCGAATACAACACTTATTTGGATAGGTCTGCTTCTTTCAAATCTTTTTGATGTAGTCCTCAAATTTCTTTGTAAATACTGAGTCtctataatttcactttttctttgattctatattattttttatgttttatgttttgAATTGGATCTCTGAATTTCATTTGCAAAAACTAATTTCCTATAGTATCATCTATGATCCCTTCAAAAAAAAGTGAAAGTATAAGGATTTAAATGTACATTTTATATAAAGAAAACATCCATTTATGAAACTCATTCCTTGCCTGGAATAGAGTAACAAATTTACAGAGTATGTGAACATGAGTTACAAATTTACAACTGAAAATCTACCAAGAAACAGTGAAAATTTTTCACCTCTTCAAACTTGAAACTTCAATGGCTACAAAAGATGAGATCATATTTCAGCCACGGCTACCAAACCCTCAAGATTTTTACAGTAGGACGACGTCGTCTACACACAACCTGCGTGCGTTCGTGACTGAAGGATCGAGTTAGAAATCATCGTTGGAATCACGACTGCTCTTCTATCCTTGCGGTGTACTTGTACTTGAGATATGCTTTGATGAAGGGCTCTAACTCGCCATCCATTACTGAGGCGACGTCTGATGTCTCGTGCCCTGTACGCACGTCTTT
This window encodes:
- the LOC131005670 gene encoding uncharacterized protein LOC131005670; translation: MDPKHSGNVLKHLEKQKELLMDAYRSMSHELHRIQVEEEMLMRKYYEFMTAQEKKTKDDEQGSEAGTMVVAASREEQS